From the genome of Primulina huaijiensis isolate GDHJ02 chromosome 11, ASM1229523v2, whole genome shotgun sequence:
GTAACTAAAATTGCGGAAAAGAAATCGGACTAAAATTGAAGTTTGTTAACataaataattgaataaaaaatagataaatatttagaatcaaaaatgtaatttttactaaCAAATTTAGTCATACATTCTTATCCACATTTGTGATCATTAAAAAGGCCATTACTGTTTAGAATGTATTAGATAGACAAAGCCGTAATTGGACTGGGGAATGTCGATTTTAAGAATGTTTTTGAGACAAAAGCCACTATTCTCTGTCATTGGCCCTACCATCTGATACAGCTGTGAATTTCGGACAATTAAATCGCGTATTCAAATTCACCAAAAGTCCAATCAACTAAAGGAGTTGACTACACTAATATAAAAGTCCAAATTTCAACTCCTATACTATTCGCAGGAAATATGTCAACCACATTACGTGGCCTTGACTCATGATCTATTACCACATCACCAAATAGTCCAATGTGTCAACATTCTTGaattctaatatatatatatcaaccaTTGTATATCTTTGTGTCTTTAGTTGAGGTGTCACTTATTTGTtggatttaaattatatatttaatagatGAGTAATATCTCATTGGTGGACACGTGacaatatatcaaaaatatatatatgacttttacaaaatgaattatatatttgatgATTTAGTTGGAATTATTTTGTACTAATAACTCTCTggttgaattttgaacagaTTTGATAGGGATTTACGATGGAGAACTGGGGTGCAACTACTGTATGTAGACTGCAAAAGCAGCAACAATTTCCAGCTAACCCAACAGTCCCTAGAAAACGCATATGAAAATGCACGGAAAGCAAACATCAAGGTGAAAGGCCTAATCATAGCAAATCCCTCCAACCCATTAGGCACAACAATGGATAAGGCAACCTTCAAAATGCTGGTGAAGTTCATAAATGACAAGAAAATCCACCTCGTGTGCGACGAAATATACTCGGCCACAGTCTTTCGTGGCCCAAAATTGGTCAGCGTTTCTGAGATAATCGAAGAAATGGAATGTGATCGTGACCTGATACACATCGTGTACAGTTTGTCTAAAGACATGGGGCTTCCGGGATTCAGGGTCGGCATAATGTACTCCTACAACGACAAAGTTGTGAGCTGTGCTCGTAAGATGTCGAGCTTCGGGCTAATCTCGTCACAGACTCAATATTTTCTAGCATCCATGCTATCAGACGAGGAATTTGTCGAGAAATATCTCTCCGAGAGCGCGATAAGACTAGCGAACCAGCATGACTTGTTCACCCGAGGGTTGGATGAAGTAGGGATCAAGTGTTTAGAAAGCAATGCAGGGTTATACGTTTGGATGGACTTGAGGCCATTATTAAAAGAGGCAACATTTGAAGGTGAAATGGATCTTTGGAGGGTTATCATAAGCGAAGTGAAGCTTAACGTGTCGCCAGGGTCGTCGTTTCACTGCCACGAGCCAGGTTGGTTTAGGGTTTGCTTCGCGAATATGGACTTCAAAACGATGAGAATCGCTCTTGGGAGAATTAGGAAGTTTGTAGTTcaagaaaatgatcaaataCGACAAGTGAAGAAGCAAAAGAAGACCAGCCAAGGACACCTAACCCTaagtttttcttcacaaatgtaTGATGAAACTTGGGTGGTTTCGTCACCTCGTATGCTGTCCCCTCGCTCTCCACTCCCTCAATCGCCCCTCCTTCGTGCAAGGACCTAGCTATCCACACTGAAACTACCATTTCTACTATATTAACTATTAATCGATCgtcctttattatttaaaataaattaaccaaaaaattgttttttgcCTTCGAAAATTGGTTCTTGTCTGCCAACGAAAGGTTTATGGCCGGTTGTGTTTTTGAAGTATTATTACCTCATTGTATGTGGCTAtcatatgtaatatttttttggtagtTGGACGTAGGGACGATATATCATCGTTACAAGATGATTGTACGCACACATGCATTCTCgatataatattatatgttgtctaataaattgatattgatgTATATTAAATGTGTACTAGCTGCTAGTATGTGGaaagaaatgttattttattctTGATTTATAGGTATAATGcaatattcaatttttatacACGACTTGGTTTACCATTTTTCCTTGTTCCCAAGCCGTCAAGGAACAGAACCAATGGGAGTCGGTGAATGACTTGTTTtgtaaaaaaatgattaaaaaaagtttttttgtAAGAAAAATCTAACATTTAGTTGTGTAGTCTTTTGAATAGCCCCCTGGCTCCTCCACGCTCACTCGGTACATTGTTCACATTTACAAGTCTCGTCTTCCGGGCCCAGTTTCATTTGGAAAGTATAAATGGCCGGAGATGGTTAGGTAGGGTACCATTATTACACACACATATGAATTGCTCGAATTAATCGATCGAACCGAACCAATTCAGAAATTCGATTCGGTTATTTCGGAAAttcgattttcaaattttaaaaaaaaatcggttatatcgattaattcggtttggttacggttttcaaaattttaaaatgggttaaccgaattaaccaatataataaatactattatttaataaatttatattgtttatcaatttatatatttttttaaatttttaattttaaaaaatcaacctTAATTCTAATATAATTCTAAACACATTGATTTTCTCGTCCTCATTTCTCTATTCTCCACTCTTGACTTCATTCGCCGCTCACCCATCTCTCGTCACCGGTCGAGACGCCGCCCACCAATgttatgttatttaaaaaaacaatcagAGATAAATTTGACACTGGTTTCAAACATCGGGCATGGAAATAAATTCTACCCTGCCAAATCTTGTCGCACACATTTAATTGTCTTGATCGGGATTGTGTTTCTCCATTTGTATTTTGATAATAGTGAACGTTAATTAAGTCACTTTCCAAGCCACACTTTCTCGTATacacataaatattaaattttaaaaaaaattaaaagatgagGGAAAAAAGATAACTTAGTAATAAATTActagtaaatttataaaataaataattacacTTGAATAATTTATGGTCATATATCTTTTGTCATAGTTTTTTATGTACTAAATAGAGGGATATTTTTAACTACAAATATCGAAAATATTGAAAGGTTTTCTCTTTGACACACAAGTctatatcggtagggttgacccgtctcaaagataaagattcgtgagaccgtctcacaagagatctactcttgGTTTAACTGATCTTTAATATAACATATATACATTCTTATATCATAATttgactaattttttttttatcatttcttgTCAAATTATTAAATGTAAATGCGACAACATAAAAAACCATTTGCGCCATATTTTCAAGTCAAAATCCAACAAATATAGGCACCTAAGGTCGAAGAACAATTTTTTCATACAAAGCCGCCTCAGTGCTAAGTGCCCCTTTAATTTTTGTCTTGAACAAGAAAGAAACTAAGACAATTACGTGCACAAGTTCAACCAATGCACCAAGAATAATAATCCAAACTTTATTTAATTctatacacatatataaaaaGGTCCTTGAAAAGCTAACGTCCTTTGATGACAACATAAAAGTAGAATTGGTCTGTTAAAGAAGTTTTTCTTGGTATTTGCATTGGTTTTAAACAAAACCGTGATCAACAGAAAAGGAATAGAACCTCTCCTTCACTTATTTTTTCCCATTTTAGCAGATAACGCAGGCGTTCGGGTTCTCTTCTATGCTGTGATGCACGTAGTAGTACGTTTTCATCGGAGGGTAGTATGCCTTGTATGGCATTGCTGGCCAGACTAATACCTCCGGTTCAGTCCTTTTCTCGTCCTTCTTGGCTTCTTCTTTTTTCGGCTCTTCTTTCTTTGGCTCCTCTTTCTTGGGTTCTTCTTTCTTCAGCTCATCTTTTTTGGGTTGTTCTTTCTTTGGCTCCTCTTTCTTCTCAGGTTCTTTGGCTGGTCCAACGGAGATGATGTCAGTTGGCCAATTCTTTTTTCGTAATTTGCTCACCACTCTCACGGGATCAACCGATCCAATTACTGTTAGCTTTTTTCCTTTCACATCAATAGCGATTTCATCAATTCCTACAACAAAATGTAATAAATATTATCAAGTTCAGCATGATTAATCTATGTATATAACATGCAATGGTTGTCAGTCTCTTAGTCGGAGTTAGGATAAAAACCAAGAGAAGAGTACCAACACACTAACCTATCTATGTTAAATAATGCATCTAAGTAATAGTGTCTCATAAACTAATGAACCAATCCATTACTGCCAGTAAAATCTTGAACATCATCATCTTTTGGCTAGGCATCTGACTAAAGGGGAAAACAACACGCCAACCAGAAAATGTCTCTTTGAACAAATTTGATTGAAGTTTATGCACTTCATAAGAAAGATGAAAGACACGCTACTTTGAAGAATTAGTTCGGCTCAATCCATGACTTTTGCATCATAATAGACACCGTCACGTAAAGTGTTGGATCTCGGTATTCTACGCGCCcaaacgcaacggaagtttaaaattttattttattttgacaatcaaaatatgtttatatttgtgcactcgtatggttttatcataaacattcatagggagtaagaaaatttttacctttggtgaacaattttcacttggctccaacttcGCCGGTATAAGCGaatgtagctcttgttgtaaatccttACGAACATTCTTTGatctcctaatccggtccactactggaatatttgttcctcttctaaattgaactagaaatttaaaagaatttttacgtagagatagaacacaaAGAAAAATTCGACTCAATAATCTAAgccaaatttttcttgaataagaaaaatatttcgaGAGCAGCACTTGGAAGAAGTTTTTTTGGGAATAGCAGAAAGACCTTTTATTGTTGACAAGAAAACCAAAAACCCATGCCATATCCTAAGGATAAGAAAATCCTTattttaatactaataattca
Proteins encoded in this window:
- the LOC140988775 gene encoding 1-aminocyclopropane-1-carboxylate synthase-like is translated as MELKGSSNLSKLATSNDHGENSLYFEGWKAYDNDPFHPTRNPEGVIQMGLSENQLSVELIEDWIKKNPGASICTPEGILAFKDIANFQDYHGLPQFRNAVAKFMWKVRGGPAGFDPERIVMAGGATGASELLMFCLADPGDGFLVPSPCYPAFDRDLRWRTGVQLLYVDCKSSNNFQLTQQSLENAYENARKANIKVKGLIIANPSNPLGTTMDKATFKMLVKFINDKKIHLVCDEIYSATVFRGPKLVSVSEIIEEMECDRDLIHIVYSLSKDMGLPGFRVGIMYSYNDKVVSCARKMSSFGLISSQTQYFLASMLSDEEFVEKYLSESAIRLANQHDLFTRGLDEVGIKCLESNAGLYVWMDLRPLLKEATFEGEMDLWRVIISEVKLNVSPGSSFHCHEPGWFRVCFANMDFKTMRIALGRIRKFVVQENDQIRQVKKQKKTSQGHLTLSFSSQMYDETWVVSSPRMLSPRSPLPQSPLLRART
- the LOC140987411 gene encoding heavy metal-associated isoprenylated plant protein 39; amino-acid sequence: MKKFVLKLDLQDGKDKRKALKTVSTLSRIDEIAIDVKGKKLTVIGSVDPVRVVSKLRKKNWPTDIISVGPAKEPEKKEEPKKEQPKKDELKKEEPKKEEPKKEEPKKEEAKKDEKRTEPEVLVWPAMPYKAYYPPMKTYYYVHHSIEENPNACVIC